The genomic interval CGGGGTCGGCGAGACGGCGGCCGAGGGGAGCGACGACGCTCCCACGATGGACGAGGGGCAGATGGAGACCGAGACGCTTCAGGGTGGCGCCGAATGATATCCGTCTCGAAACTGCTGACCGGCCTCGACGCCGAGGGCGACGGCCTCCGGTACGACGCGGCCGAGGAGTCGACGAAACGCCAGATTCGGAACCGGAAACAGCGCCGCCCGGTCGTCGTCTGGAACGTCACCAAACAGTGCAATCTCTACTGTGACCACTGCTACGCCGCCGCGGACACCGACATCGCCGACGGGGAGCTGACCACGGCCGAGGGCAAGGCACTGCTCGACGACCTCGCCGACTACGGCGCGCCGGTCGTCCTCTTCTCGGGCGGCGAGCCGCTCGTGCGACAAGACCTCGAAGAACTGATCGCCCACGCGGCCGACGCGGGTATCCGGCCCGTCCTCTCGACCAACGGGACGCTCATCACCGAGGCCCGGGCCCGGTCGCTTCGCGACGCTGGGCTGGCCTACGCCGGCGTCTCCGTCGACGGGCTCCCGGAGATCAACGACGCGTTCCGGGGCGTCGACGGCGCGTTCGACGGCGCGGTTCAGGGCATCGAGAACTGCCTCGACGCCGGGCTGAAAACCGGGCTGCGGTACACCATCACCGAACGCAACGCCCCCGACCTCGAAGGGGTCGTGGAGCTGCTGTCCGACGTGGGGGTCGACCGCTTTTGCTTCTATCACCTCGACTACGGCGGCCGCGGGACCGAGATTCTCGACGCCGACCTCTCGCCCGTCGACCGCCGCGAGGCCGTCAAGCGGGTCTGTGACATGACCCGCGACTACCACGCCCGCGGTGAGGAGATCGAGACGTTGCTGGTCGGCAACTACGCCGACGCGGCCTATCTGGTCGAGTACGCTCGCGAGCACATGGGCGAGGAGCAGGCCCGACGTGTCTACGAGTACCTGCGGGTCAACGGCGGTGACCCGACCGGCGAGCGCGTCGCCGACATCGATTATCAGGGGAACGTCCACCTCACGCAGTTCTGGCAGGGGTACTCGCTGGGGAACGTCCGCGACAGGTCCTTCGGCGCTATCTGGGAGGACGAGTCGAATCCGCTGTTGCGAGCGCTTCGCGACCGCGAGTCCCATCTCACGGGTCGCTGTAGCGACTGCCGGTACGCTGGCGTGTGTCGGGGCGGGTCGAGACTTCGCGCGCTGACTGTCGCCGACGACCCCTTCGCGCCCGACCCACAGTGTTACCTGACTGCCGAGGAGATCACCGGTCCGAGGCCGTTCGGAGCGGCCGAATCCGACTGAACGCGTACCGGGGCGCTTTTGGCCTGTCCATCTCTACCCTCGGGCGTGCTGTCGGTCGAGCTCCACACACACTCGTCGCTGTCCCACGACGGCCGGGACCCTGTCGAACTCCTCCTCGAACAGGCCCGCGCCGTCGGACTGGACGCGCTGGCCGTCACCGACCACGACGAGCTCGAAGCCAGCCGCCGAGCGGCTGACCTCGCTCCCGACTACGGGCTCGTCGGCATCCCGGGCATGGAGGTCACCTGCGAGGCCGGCCACGTCCTCGCGCTCGGCATCGCGGAGGCGATTCCACCGGGGCTGTCCTTCGCCGAGACGCTCGACCGCATCCGTGACCAGGGTGGTCTCGCCGTGGTCCCCCACCCGTTTCAGGAGTCGCGCCACGGCGTCCTCGACAGGATATCGAAGGACGAGCTCACGGCCGCCGACGCCATCGAAGTGTACAACTCCCGCTTGCTCACCGGTCGGTCGAACCGACAGGCAGAGCGCTTCGCCCGGCGGCGCGGCCTCCCGATGACCGCCGGCAGCGACGCCCACATCGCCGAGATGGTGGGACAGGCGGTGACGACGGTCGACGCGAGCGAGCGGTCCGTCGACGGTATCCTCGAGGCCATCCGCGAGGGACGGACCACGGTCGAGGGCAAGCGGACGCCGTGGCGTATCAGCTTCCGGCAGGCCGCCGGCGGGGCCAGACGCCGTATCGTGAGCCGTCTCGGAGGGCTGCTCGAGTAATATGCGTGGCGCCGACGAGACCCTCGTCCGCGAGGCGCTTTCGGCCCGTGACCCGCTGCCCGGAACGACCGGATTCGCCGGCGAGGTCGACGGCGGGCTCGTCAGAGACGTACTGGGCCGAGAGCCGCTGTTCGTCGAGTCCGGCACGCCCCGAGATTCGATGCCGGTCTGGAGCCACGACCCCCGAGACCTGGCAGACCCAGAGCTGTTCGCGGCCGGCCACGTGCGCGATACCGACGGTGAGCGTGCGGTCTGGACACTTCCCGACCCCGAGCCGTTCGCCGACCGCGAGACCGCTGTCGACCGCGTCCGTGAAGCCGTCGAGACGAGCGTGGACACCGTCGAGACCGACGGGCTGGCCGTCGCCTTCTCGGGCGGGGTGGACTCGGCCCTGCTCGCGGCCCGGCTCGACGCGCCGCTGTACGTCGCCGGCTTCCCCGGGAGTCACGACGTCGGCGCCGCGCGTTCGGCGGCCGACCTGCTCGACCGCGAGCTACACGTGGTAGAGCTGACCCACGACGCCATCGAGCGAGCCGTTCCGGAGATAGCCGCCGCGACCGGACGGACCGACGCGATGGCCGTCCAGATCGCGCTCCCGCTGTACCTGACCGCCGAGCGCGTCGCCGCCGACGGGTTCGACCGCCTCGGACTGGGGCAGGGCGCCGACGAACTGTTCGGTGGCTACGCGAAAGTCGAGAAGGCCCCCGACGACCCCCGTGTCGAGGCCGACACGGTCCGGGGCGCACAGCGTGAGGTCGTCCACACGCTGCCCGAACAGCTCCCGCGGGACGTGCTGGCCCTGCGTCACGCGGGCGTCGAACCGGTGACGCCGCTGCTGCACGACCGGGTGGTGTCGGCCGCACTCCGGCTCGACGACGAGATGCTGGTCGACGGGGAGACCCGCAAGTGGACGCTCCGCCGGGCCGCGCTGGGCTCGTTGCCCGAGGCTATCGCGACCCGAGACAAGAAGGCGGCCCAGTACGGCTCGCTGGCCGCGCGCGAACTCGACCGGCTGGCTCGCCAGGCCGGCTACAAGCGCCGGATGGACGACCACGTCACGAACTACGTCGAGTCGCTCCTGTAGCGAACGGACGGCCGCATACGGAACGTCGTAGTGATTGCCGGCCCACGGTCGGCGCTGTCGGGCAACCGGCTACAACAATCCGTATCAGAGACACGAGCCGGTCGGCCGCCTGCGTCGCTTTGCCGGCTCGCGGCAATTTTCAGCGGATACCGGCGTTGGCCGCCCGCTGGTACTTGAACCTACGCCCAGTGTTGAACCACCGGCCTGAACCACCCCCCACTACCACGCTTAATTAAATATAATTAATTTTTAGTTCGGCCCGACGGTACTCTCTCTCTCGAATGTTAGTGGTTCGTCACGTCAGCACGGTCCTGCCAAGTGAACAGTGGTGTCGAAACAACCGCCTGGACTGGCGGTGACGAGTCGTGGTACAGCACCGGCGGTCACTCGTCAAGGCCGTCAGTTACCGCGTCTTCGCGACGTCAGTGGTCTTCGCCATCGCGTTCGTCTTCACCGGCGAACTCGGCTCGTCCGCGAAAATCGGGCTCTCGGCGGCCGTCGCCAAGACGGTCCTGTACTATCTGTGGGAGCGGCTGTGGAACGCCATCGACTGGGGGACGGGGCCGGCGTAACTCAGCTGGAGTCGACCGCTTCGATGGCGCGCTGTCCGATTTCCACCACGTCCGCCGGAATCTCGTCGCTGCGGGCCCGAAGGTCCGCGGACGTGAACCACGTCCAGTCGTCGGCGGGCTGTTCACCGGGACCGGGCTGGATATCCTGACTCGGGGCGGCGCCGTAGAAGATGAAGTCGATGTGCTGGTGACCGACCGCGCCGTTCTCGTGGACGTTGATATCCTCGACCAAGAAGTGCTGTGGCTGGGGGATAGAGTGGACCGTCTCGCTCGTGATGGCCTCCTGTGGCGCGACGAGGTCGACGCGCATCCCGAGTTCTTCCTCCGTTTCCCGTAGCGCGGCCTCGTGAGGGAGTTCGTCGCGGTCGAGGTGGCCGCCGGCAGGGAGCCACATCTCCAGCTTGTCGTGTTCGTGCAGGGCGACAGC from Halomicroarcula saliterrae carries:
- a CDS encoding asparagine synthase C-terminal domain-containing protein is translated as MRGADETLVREALSARDPLPGTTGFAGEVDGGLVRDVLGREPLFVESGTPRDSMPVWSHDPRDLADPELFAAGHVRDTDGERAVWTLPDPEPFADRETAVDRVREAVETSVDTVETDGLAVAFSGGVDSALLAARLDAPLYVAGFPGSHDVGAARSAADLLDRELHVVELTHDAIERAVPEIAAATGRTDAMAVQIALPLYLTAERVAADGFDRLGLGQGADELFGGYAKVEKAPDDPRVEADTVRGAQREVVHTLPEQLPRDVLALRHAGVEPVTPLLHDRVVSAALRLDDEMLVDGETRKWTLRRAALGSLPEAIATRDKKAAQYGSLAARELDRLARQAGYKRRMDDHVTNYVESLL
- a CDS encoding PHP domain-containing protein, which translates into the protein MLSVELHTHSSLSHDGRDPVELLLEQARAVGLDALAVTDHDELEASRRAADLAPDYGLVGIPGMEVTCEAGHVLALGIAEAIPPGLSFAETLDRIRDQGGLAVVPHPFQESRHGVLDRISKDELTAADAIEVYNSRLLTGRSNRQAERFARRRGLPMTAGSDAHIAEMVGQAVTTVDASERSVDGILEAIREGRTTVEGKRTPWRISFRQAAGGARRRIVSRLGGLLE
- a CDS encoding NUDIX domain-containing protein — its product is METTRHFVATVYAVSDGAVALHEHDKLEMWLPAGGHLDRDELPHEAALRETEEELGMRVDLVAPQEAITSETVHSIPQPQHFLVEDINVHENGAVGHQHIDFIFYGAAPSQDIQPGPGEQPADDWTWFTSADLRARSDEIPADVVEIGQRAIEAVDSS
- a CDS encoding DUF2061 domain-containing protein: MVQHRRSLVKAVSYRVFATSVVFAIAFVFTGELGSSAKIGLSAAVAKTVLYYLWERLWNAIDWGTGPA
- a CDS encoding TIGR04347 family pseudo-SAM/SPASM protein; its protein translation is MISVSKLLTGLDAEGDGLRYDAAEESTKRQIRNRKQRRPVVVWNVTKQCNLYCDHCYAAADTDIADGELTTAEGKALLDDLADYGAPVVLFSGGEPLVRQDLEELIAHAADAGIRPVLSTNGTLITEARARSLRDAGLAYAGVSVDGLPEINDAFRGVDGAFDGAVQGIENCLDAGLKTGLRYTITERNAPDLEGVVELLSDVGVDRFCFYHLDYGGRGTEILDADLSPVDRREAVKRVCDMTRDYHARGEEIETLLVGNYADAAYLVEYAREHMGEEQARRVYEYLRVNGGDPTGERVADIDYQGNVHLTQFWQGYSLGNVRDRSFGAIWEDESNPLLRALRDRESHLTGRCSDCRYAGVCRGGSRLRALTVADDPFAPDPQCYLTAEEITGPRPFGAAESD